From Streptomyces qinzhouensis, one genomic window encodes:
- a CDS encoding vWA domain-containing protein: MALVEDPRVALDALADSAVPYLLGVRHHSPALAAAVPALLDAAGADVVCVELPADFQPWLVHLCAPGTVAPVALAGAGQGGRLGFYPFADFSPELAAVRWARERGVEVVCCDLPMADARWGSEAPDEAGDPREAVAGPVGPPAPITFAQALTAAGTGRAGDDLWDRSVEVLAPGCAPEGLRRAALGVGWALRQDAESSGGVSAVDLAREAHMRDTIALAASGGRRVAAVIGAFHAPALAAVIGPSDVPAPADGAAGRPPADGMTGRGAPTTEGAAARSTESTETTGTTGTTGSTGSTGSTGTVRPGDLSPVVTSLVPYAFDLLDSRSGYPAGIRDPRWQQAVFRAGGDPDLLHDAAAGAITRVCRELRAAGHTAGTGEAREALRMACDLARLRGLPAPGRSEVLEALTVVLGQGEPLGRGRALARALEVVLVGTERGRVAPGTPRSGLGPSVEAELADLRLPGPDDPAPRELRLDPLRSALDQRREILLRRLEVCGVGYGEPVAVAGTGDAAALSSRWRLSWVPSVPVRLDLAGVRGVTAAAAAEGTLRETFRRESADGGPTCALVLTGLRDAARCDLPTLVAQRLAEAAEVLPASATIPELLTGLDLLEALRRGHLPGTTPAGRRAAGSLAADLLESAVRSLPGLAGSDDPEEAAALVALAARAGELRLGLRMDKALAGLVDSASPLVQGAALACRVLFDLEDTETLGTRAAGWIDTATGPDARRTLARRLTGLLTGAAPLLQSAPTALDPLLDRIDSLDDRGFLDRLPALRGGFDTLTPAGRDRLLHTVTERLGDRLDLALGASPRLLALWTAADEAGRSAAASLRPAPSPDRSTGTPTAGAADSTPAAIPRGSVADAPRDGVPRLSAADRWRLLLGREHDRLPADARRYAHALDELYGTGRGEGSSDLGRDGGRGGGQDASFPTAREWAEELQALFGAEVREEVLARAADRGRSDVLAELDPDAVRPSVDLLTSVLSLAGGLPEQRLARLRPLVRRLVDELAKELATRTRPALTGLATPRPTRRPGGRIDLPRTLRANLVHARKRADGSTLVVPERPVFSTRSRKEADWRLILVVDVSGSMEASVVWSALTAAVLGGVPTLSTHFLAFSTDVIDLTDRVDDPLSLLLEVRVGGGTHIAAGLAHARALVTVPSRTLVVVVSDFEEGYPLGGLLGEVRALASSGVHLLGCAALDDSGSPRYSVPIAQQLVAAGLPVAALSPLALARWVGDRLRGESR; the protein is encoded by the coding sequence GTGGCGCTCGTCGAGGACCCGCGGGTGGCGCTCGACGCCCTCGCCGACTCCGCCGTGCCTTACCTGTTGGGTGTACGGCACCACAGCCCCGCGCTCGCCGCGGCCGTGCCCGCGCTGCTGGACGCGGCGGGCGCCGACGTGGTGTGCGTGGAGCTGCCGGCCGACTTCCAGCCGTGGCTTGTTCACCTCTGCGCGCCCGGCACGGTCGCACCGGTCGCGCTCGCGGGCGCCGGGCAGGGCGGGCGGCTCGGCTTCTACCCGTTCGCCGACTTCTCTCCCGAACTCGCCGCGGTCCGCTGGGCTCGGGAGCGGGGTGTGGAGGTCGTCTGCTGCGATCTGCCGATGGCCGACGCGCGCTGGGGCAGTGAGGCCCCGGACGAGGCCGGGGACCCTCGCGAGGCGGTAGCCGGACCCGTCGGCCCGCCCGCGCCCATAACCTTCGCGCAGGCGCTCACCGCCGCCGGAACCGGCCGTGCCGGGGACGACCTGTGGGACCGCAGTGTGGAGGTACTCGCCCCGGGCTGTGCTCCCGAAGGGCTGCGCCGGGCCGCGCTGGGCGTCGGCTGGGCGCTGCGTCAGGACGCCGAGTCGTCCGGCGGGGTGTCCGCCGTGGATCTGGCGCGCGAGGCCCATATGCGGGACACGATCGCCCTCGCGGCATCGGGTGGACGCCGGGTCGCGGCGGTGATCGGCGCCTTTCACGCCCCGGCGCTGGCGGCGGTGATCGGCCCCTCCGACGTCCCGGCGCCGGCCGACGGGGCGGCCGGGCGGCCCCCGGCCGACGGCATGACCGGGCGGGGGGCGCCGACCACCGAAGGCGCGGCGGCGCGAAGTACGGAATCAACGGAAACAACCGGAACGACCGGAACGACGGGATCAACGGGATCAACGGGATCAACGGGAACGGTGCGACCGGGGGATCTCTCTCCCGTCGTCACCTCCCTGGTCCCGTACGCGTTCGATCTGCTGGACTCCCGGTCCGGCTATCCCGCCGGGATCCGCGATCCGCGCTGGCAGCAGGCGGTGTTCCGCGCCGGAGGCGATCCCGATCTGCTGCACGACGCCGCGGCCGGGGCGATCACGAGGGTGTGCCGGGAGCTGCGGGCGGCCGGGCACACCGCGGGGACGGGCGAGGCGCGTGAGGCGCTGCGTATGGCCTGCGACCTGGCCCGGTTGCGGGGGCTCCCGGCCCCGGGCCGGAGCGAGGTCCTCGAAGCCCTCACGGTGGTGCTGGGTCAGGGCGAACCGCTCGGCCGGGGCCGGGCTCTGGCGCGGGCCCTGGAAGTGGTCCTGGTCGGCACCGAGCGCGGCCGGGTCGCGCCGGGCACACCGCGCTCCGGGCTCGGCCCGTCCGTCGAGGCCGAACTCGCCGACCTGCGACTGCCGGGCCCGGACGATCCCGCGCCGCGCGAGCTGCGTCTCGACCCGCTGCGTTCGGCCCTCGACCAGCGCCGCGAGATCCTCCTGCGCCGGTTGGAGGTGTGCGGGGTGGGATACGGCGAGCCGGTGGCGGTGGCCGGTACGGGCGACGCCGCCGCGCTCTCCTCACGGTGGCGGCTGTCGTGGGTCCCCTCGGTGCCGGTCCGGCTGGACCTGGCCGGGGTGCGCGGCGTGACCGCCGCCGCGGCGGCGGAGGGCACCCTGCGGGAGACCTTCCGCAGGGAGTCCGCCGACGGCGGCCCCACCTGCGCCCTCGTCCTGACGGGACTTCGGGACGCCGCGCGCTGCGATCTGCCGACGCTGGTCGCCCAGCGGCTGGCCGAGGCCGCCGAGGTGCTGCCCGCGTCCGCGACGATCCCCGAGCTCCTCACCGGACTGGATCTGCTGGAGGCGCTGCGCCGGGGGCATCTGCCCGGCACGACACCTGCGGGCAGGCGGGCGGCGGGTTCGCTCGCCGCCGACCTTCTGGAGTCGGCGGTACGGTCCCTGCCCGGGCTGGCGGGCAGCGACGACCCGGAAGAGGCGGCCGCGCTGGTCGCCCTGGCCGCGCGCGCCGGTGAACTCCGCCTGGGGCTGCGGATGGACAAGGCCCTGGCCGGCCTCGTGGACTCCGCGTCCCCCCTCGTCCAGGGCGCCGCTCTCGCCTGCCGGGTCCTGTTCGACCTGGAGGACACCGAGACCCTCGGCACCCGGGCCGCCGGCTGGATCGACACGGCCACCGGTCCCGACGCACGGCGCACGCTGGCCCGCCGACTGACCGGACTGCTGACCGGGGCCGCGCCGCTGCTCCAGTCGGCGCCGACCGCTCTCGACCCGCTGCTCGACCGGATCGACTCGCTCGACGACCGGGGTTTCCTGGACCGGCTGCCGGCACTGCGCGGTGGCTTCGACACACTCACCCCGGCAGGCCGCGACCGGCTGCTGCACACCGTGACGGAACGGCTGGGCGACCGTCTCGATCTGGCGCTGGGCGCCTCCCCGCGGCTGCTGGCCCTGTGGACGGCGGCGGACGAGGCCGGCCGTTCGGCGGCGGCCTCCCTGCGGCCGGCGCCATCGCCGGACCGGTCCACCGGGACGCCGACCGCCGGGGCCGCCGATTCCACCCCGGCGGCGATACCGCGCGGGTCCGTCGCCGACGCACCACGCGACGGCGTCCCGCGGCTGTCGGCGGCGGACCGGTGGCGTCTGCTGCTCGGCAGGGAGCACGACCGGCTTCCGGCGGACGCCCGTCGTTACGCGCACGCGCTCGACGAGCTGTACGGCACGGGCCGCGGGGAGGGCTCATCGGACCTGGGCCGGGACGGTGGTCGCGGCGGCGGACAGGACGCCTCCTTCCCGACCGCGCGCGAGTGGGCCGAGGAACTCCAGGCGCTGTTCGGCGCGGAGGTACGTGAGGAGGTGCTGGCGCGCGCCGCCGACCGGGGACGCAGCGATGTGCTGGCCGAACTCGACCCCGATGCGGTGCGCCCGTCCGTCGATCTGCTGACGTCCGTGCTGTCGCTGGCGGGCGGGCTGCCGGAGCAGCGACTTGCCCGGCTGCGCCCGCTGGTACGCCGACTGGTCGACGAACTGGCCAAGGAGCTGGCCACCCGGACGCGTCCCGCGCTGACCGGTCTCGCCACCCCTCGCCCGACCCGCCGTCCGGGCGGCCGGATCGACCTGCCGCGTACCCTGCGGGCCAACCTCGTCCACGCCCGCAAGAGGGCCGACGGCAGCACCCTGGTGGTTCCGGAGCGGCCGGTGTTCAGCACCCGTTCGCGCAAGGAGGCGGACTGGCGGCTGATCCTGGTGGTCGATGTGTCCGGGTCCATGGAGGCTTCCGTGGTCTGGTCGGCGCTGACCGCGGCCGTGCTCGGCGGCGTACCCACGCTCAGCACTCATTTCCTGGCGTTCTCGACGGACGTGATCGATCTGACGGACCGGGTCGACGATCCGTTGTCCCTGCTGCTGGAGGTCCGGGTGGGCGGTGGCACCCATATCGCGGCCGGTCTGGCCCACGCCCGCGCTCTGGTGACGGTGCCGAGCCGGACCCTCGTGGTGGTGGTGAGCGACTTCGAGGAGGGGTACCCGCTCGGCGGGCTGCTCGGCGAGGTTCGGGCCCTCGCGAGTTCGGGGGTGCATCTGTTGGGCTGTGCCGCGCTGGACGACAGCGGCAGCCCGCGCTACTCCGTGCCCATCGCCCAGCAGCTGGTCGCGGCCGGCCTGCCCGTCGCCGCCCTCAGTCCTCTCGCCCTTGCCCGCTGGGTGGGCGATCGCCTCCGCGGAGAATCCCGATGA
- a CDS encoding ATP-binding protein gives MPPTNTATALPPRQTLPAEERHATELAFLAAYDEGPRPPGWLLTPRSVITFVCGSAGAPLKLSEPHGTLPGQLVIAPKFVGERALVERCVVTLAGERGLLLVGEPGTAKSMLSELLSAAVCGSSALTVQGTAGTTEDALRYGWNYALLLAQGPTPQALVDSPVLSAMRSGQVARVEEITRCLPEVQDALVSILSDRRMSVPELSGTAGAQVSAAPGFTVIATANLRDRGVSEMSAALKRRFNFETVHPISDVEAETALVKQQAVAGVERAGAAFDVDDAVLDVLVTVFRDLRAGRSAEGWDVERPGTVMSTAEAVQVAVSLGVSAAYLPAGDSLDLVPGHLLGVVRKDDPGDHARLLGYWDGPVRRRAEDGSPTWRRLWDLRESLR, from the coding sequence ATGCCCCCGACCAACACAGCGACGGCACTTCCGCCCCGGCAGACACTGCCCGCCGAAGAGCGTCATGCCACGGAACTCGCCTTCCTCGCCGCCTATGACGAAGGCCCGCGTCCGCCCGGCTGGCTGCTGACGCCCCGCTCCGTCATCACCTTCGTCTGCGGCAGCGCCGGCGCTCCCCTCAAGCTGTCCGAGCCCCACGGGACGCTGCCCGGCCAACTCGTCATAGCCCCGAAGTTCGTCGGCGAACGCGCCCTGGTGGAACGGTGCGTGGTCACGCTCGCCGGAGAGCGCGGTCTGCTGCTGGTGGGTGAGCCGGGTACGGCCAAGTCGATGCTCTCGGAGCTGCTGTCGGCGGCCGTCTGCGGCAGCAGCGCGCTGACCGTTCAGGGCACCGCCGGCACCACCGAGGACGCCCTGCGCTACGGCTGGAACTACGCCCTCCTCCTGGCCCAGGGACCCACTCCCCAGGCCCTGGTGGACTCACCGGTGCTCAGCGCGATGCGCTCCGGACAGGTGGCGCGCGTCGAGGAGATCACCCGCTGCCTGCCCGAGGTGCAGGACGCGCTCGTGTCGATCCTCTCCGACCGCCGGATGAGCGTGCCCGAACTGTCCGGCACGGCCGGGGCGCAGGTATCCGCCGCTCCCGGATTCACGGTCATCGCGACCGCCAACCTGCGCGACCGCGGTGTGTCGGAGATGTCCGCCGCGCTCAAGCGCCGTTTCAACTTCGAGACGGTGCACCCGATCTCGGATGTCGAGGCCGAGACCGCGCTCGTCAAGCAGCAGGCCGTGGCGGGGGTCGAGCGGGCGGGTGCGGCCTTCGACGTCGACGACGCGGTGCTCGACGTCCTGGTGACCGTCTTCCGGGACCTGCGGGCCGGGCGCTCGGCCGAGGGCTGGGACGTGGAGCGTCCCGGCACGGTGATGTCCACCGCGGAGGCGGTGCAGGTCGCCGTCTCCCTCGGAGTGTCCGCCGCCTATCTGCCCGCCGGGGACTCCCTCGACCTGGTCCCCGGTCATCTCCTGGGCGTGGTCCGCAAGGACGATCCCGGTGACCACGCGCGCCTGCTGGGCTACTGGGACGGCCCCGTGCGCCGCCGCGCGGAGGACGGTTCGCCGACCTGGCGCCGCCTGTGGGATCTGCGGGAGAGCCTCCGGTGA